From the genome of Labrus bergylta chromosome 12, fLabBer1.1, whole genome shotgun sequence, one region includes:
- the sdf4 gene encoding 45 kDa calcium-binding protein: MSVWRKLWRRNCLAVSLLCYILLHSMDVHARPANMSASKEKSPAAKDENEILPPDHLNGVKMEMDGHLNKDFHQEVFLGKEMEEFDEDSEPRRNRKKLIDIFSKVDFNRDRSVSAKEMQRWIMEKTEEHFQEAMVENKNSFRAVDPDKDGHVTWDEYKVKFLASKGFIEKEIAEKIKNNEDLKLDEETQEVLESLKDRWFQADNPPADQLLNEQEFLSFLHPEHSRGMLKYMVKEIVRDLDQDGDKKLTLSEFISLPVGTVENQQAQDIDDDWVRERKKEFEEVIDGDRDGIVTMEELEEYMDPMNEHNALNEARQMIAVADENQNHSLELDEILKYSEYFTGSKLMDYARNVHEEF, encoded by the exons ATGTCTGTCTGGAGAAAACTGTGGCGCAGGAACTGCCTGGCCGTGTCCCTGCTTTGCTACATCCTGCTCCACAGCATGGACGTGCACGCACGGCCAGCCAACATGTCCGCCTCTAAAGAGAAGTCTCCGGCCGCCAAAGACGAGAACGAGATCCTTCCCCCAGACCACCTGAACGGGGTGAAGATGGAGATGGACGGCCACCTAAATAAAGACTTCCATCAGGAGGTGTTTTTGGGTAAAGAGATGGAGGAGTTCGACGAGGACTCTGAGCCCCGAAGGAACAGGAAGAAGCTTATTGACATATTCTCAAA gGTTGATTTCAACAGGGACAGGAGTGTGAGCGCCAAAGAGATGCAGCGCTGGATCATGGAGAAGACGGAGGAGCACTTTCAGGAGGCCATGGTGGAGAACAAGAACAGTTTCAGAGCCGTTGACCCAGACAAAGACG GTCATGTAACGTGGGATGAATACAAAGTCAAATTCCTGGCCAGCAAAGGTTTCATTGAAAAGGAAATAGCCGAGAAGATCAAGAACAATGAGGATTTGAAACTGGATGAGGAAA CTCAGGAGGTTTTGGAAAGCTTGAAGGACCGCTGGTTTCAGGCCGACAACCCCCCTGCTGACCAGTTGCTGAACGAGCAGGAgttcctctccttccttcatCCCGAGCACAGCCGAGGCATGCTCAAGTACATGGTGAAGGAGATTGTGCGAGACTTGG ACCAGGACGGTGATAAGAAACTGACCCTCTCGGAGTTCATCTCTCTGCCTGTGGGCACCGTGGAGAACCAGCAGGCTCAGGACATCGACGACGACtgggtgagagagaggaagaaggagttTGAGGAAGTCATCGATGGAGACCGCGATGGCATCGTGACCATGGAGGAACTGGAG GAGTACATGGACCCGATGAACGAGCACAACGCTCTGAACGAGGCCAGGCAGATGATCGCCGTCGCAGATGAAAACCAGAATCATAGCCTGGAGCTGGACGAGATTCTCAAGTACAGCGAATACTTCACGGGAAGCAAGCTGATGGATTACGCCAGAAATGTTCATGAGGAGTTCTGA
- the hipk1a gene encoding homeodomain-interacting protein kinase 1: MSSQLQAFSSPSVSSSAYSRSKRLKVENPSWEASNQLGDNGYYQQSPSQAAAPSTSDSNFNHVYNSNQAQPPTAGSREQTVVRAADSTGSLRGPPSSSSSTASSSGRRVKEAASASHPCDLYHKQYSLKRKSEEVDSSDSVQILEELSAPVVSNRAAGGGGTTTAQSIAHSTSTTKSSNSHSEGDYQLVQHEILCSMSNSYEVLEFLGRGTFGQVAKCWKRGTNEIVAIKILKNHPSYARQGQIEVSILSRLSTENADEFNFVRSYECFQHKNHTCLVFEMLEQNLYDFLKHSKFSPLMLKCIRPILQQVATALMKLKSLGLIHADLKPENIMLVDPLRQPYRVKVIDFGSASHVSKAVCSTYLQSRYYRAPEIVLGLPFCEAIDMWSLGCVIAELFLGWPLYPGASEYDQIRYISQTQGLPAEYLLSAGTKTSRFFNRGPDSSYPLWRLKTSSEHEAEMGIKSKEARKYIFNCLDDMMQVNMTTLEGTDILAEKADRREFIDLLKKMLTLDADKRITPMKTLNHPFVTMTHLLHFPHSSHVKSCFQNMDICKRRCSAFENGKNMFASNNTPSAATNLTVTFSSQLNQHNQMASTGGQSLSLSSNVPLLNYQPGLYQQATINIPGLTQQGVPLQTRPTQLCTQTEPFQQTLIVCPPTIQGLQTSSKPSGYPVRMENSVPLVPQNQSSQSLHIQPGMLTQQGWPAGTQQILIPSTWQQMPGMAIHNPGQAVVPESPMGAPISDSQQASGWRGRHGNQYDAVSQQDSGVGRHAASQNHNSGAAPTRAQQGKRSKARHAESRARPVSSTVVHNTSAYAGDQSQPIVISDTPSPAVSIITIHSDSEDEDDRKFPTACSGTSQRPNVISCVTVHDSHDSDSSTSSPLSPKTTSQPAKSLAVIMPSVKSQPVESTTHKAPAAPGPQSTAADEPTSGSAKSKKGSGQQSSRSGESSTDRQQRAASSRSQPLNLSQVQQSVLSSSNDQTGSGSSLRRQPTYPPPVSSHSSYRLHENPLFTSTPNLYAYPASAALASVSQAVDQMQGVSSRHNRAGGAYSSLALLQKSSSLALGGSAAGQYGNPQQQQQQQQQQQQQQQQTMPLGGTPFHHSSASYTRKLNQYPYL, encoded by the exons ATGTCGTCGCAGCTCCAGGCGTTCTCCTCTCCCTCCGTGTCCTCCAGTGCCTACTCTCGCTCAAAGAGGCTTAAAGTGGAGAACCCCTCCTGGGAAGCATCGAACCAGCTGGGAGATAATGGTTACTACCAGCAGAGCCCGTCCCAGGCAGCCGCGCCCTCCACTTCTGACTCCAACTTCAACCATGTGTACAACTCCAACCAGGCGCAGCCGCCCACAGCCGGCTCCAGGGAGCAGACGGTGGTGCGGGCGGCAGACAGCACAGGCAGCCTCCGCGGACctccgtcctcctcttcctccaccgcCTCCTCCTCCGGCCGGCGCGTGAAGGAAGCGGCGTCCGCCTCCCACCCGTGTGACCTCTACCACAAGCAGTACAGCCTGAAGAGGAAGAGCGAGGAGGTGGACAGCAGCGACAGCGTCCAGATCCTGGAGGAGCTCTCCGCCCCCGTCGTCTCAAACCGCGCGGCCGGTGGAGGGGGAACCACCACGGCTCAGTCCATAGCACACTCGACTTCTACAACCAAGAGCAGCAACTCCCACAGCGAGGGCGACTACCAGCTGGTGCAGCATGAGATCCTGTGCTCCATGTCCAACAGCTACGAGGTGCTCGAGTTCCTGGGACGGGGGACCTTTGGTCAGGTGGCAAAATGCTGGAAGAGGGGAACCAATGAGATAGTGGCAATTAAAATTCTGAAGAACCACCCCTCTTATGCCCGGCAAGGTCAAATTGAG GTGAGCATCCTCAGCAGGCTGAGCACGGAGAACGCCGACGAGTTCAACTTTGTGCGCTCCTACGAGTGTTTCCAGCACAAGAACCACACGTGCCTCGTGTTCGAGATGCTGGAGCAGAACCTCTACGACTTCCTGAAGCACAGCAAGTTCAGCCCCCTGATGCTCAAGTGCATACGGCCCATCCTGCAGCAGGTCGCCACGGCGCTGATGAAGCTGAAGAGCCTGGGCCTGATCCACGCCGACCTGAAGCCCGAAAACATCATGCTGGTGGATCCTCTGCGGCAGCCGTACAGGGTGAAGGTCATCGACTTCGGCTCGGCCAGCCACGTGTCCAAGGCGGTTTGTTCGACCTACCTGCAGTCACGGTACTACAG AGCTCCAGAGATCGTTCTGGGCCTTCCTTTCTGTGAAGCCATCGACATGTGGTCTCTGGGATGTGTCATCGCTGAGCTGTTCCTGGGATGGCCTCTTTATCCCGGGGCCTCCGAGTACGATCAG ATTCGTTACATTTCCCAGACTCAGGGCCTTCCTGCAGAGTACCTGCTGAGTGCAGGAACAAAGACGAGCCGCTTCTTCAACAGGGGCCCCGACTCGAGCTACCCCCTCTGGAGACTCAAA ACGTCCTCAGAGCACGAGGCGGAAATGGGCATCAAGTCAAAGGAGGCGAGAAAATACATCTTCAACTGTCTCGATGATATGATGCAG GTGAACATGACAACCCTGGAGGGCACGGATATTTTAGCCGAGAAAGCCGACAGGCGAGAGTTCATCGACCTGCTGAAGAAGATGCTGACGCTCGACGCGGACAAACGCATCACGCCCATGAAGACGCTGAACCACCCGTTTGTTACCATGACGCACCTGCTGCACTTCCCTCACAGCTCGCA TGTGAAGTCCTGCTTCCAGAATATGGATATATGTAAACGCAGATGCAGCGCCTTTGAGAACGGGAAAAATATGTTCGCCAGCAACAACACCCCGAGTGCAGCCACCAACCTCACGGTCACCTTCAGCAGCCAACTCAACCAGCACAATCAG ATGGCGTCGACAGGGGGCCAGTCCCTGTCCCTCAGCAGTAACGTCCCTCTGCTGAACTACCAGCCCGGCCTCTACCAGCAGGCCACCATAAACATCCCGGGCCTGACCCAGCAGGGCGTCCCCCTGCAGACCAGACCCACGCAGCTCTGCACCCAGACCGAGCCTTTCCAGCAAACACTCATAGTGTGTCCGCCAACCATCCAGG GTCTTCAAACATCCAGTAAGCCGTCTGGTTACCCAGTGAGGATGGAAAACTCAGTTCCTTTAGTTCCTCAGAACCAGTCCTCCCAGTCTCTTCACATCCAGCCCGGCATGCTGACACAG caGGGCTGGCCAGCTGGCACACAGCAGATCCTCATCCCTTCCACATGGCAGCAGATGCCTGGCATGGCGATCCACAACCCGGGGCAGGCTGTGGTGCCTGAATCACCCATGGGTGCTCCGATTTCTGACAGCCAACAAGCTTCAGGCTGGAG GGGCCGTCATGGAAACCAGTACGATGCAGTCAGCCAGCAGGACTCTGGGGTCGGCCGTCACGCTGCCTCACAGAACCACAACTCAGGAGCCGCTCCCACAAGAGCCCAGCAGGGGAAGAGGTCAAAGGCTCGACACGCAGAGAGCAGAGCCAG GCCTGTGTCATCCACTGTGGTCCACAACACGTCTGCCTATGCTGGTGATCAGTCTCAGCCCATCGTCATCTCCGACACGCCCAGTCCTGCTGTCAGCATCATCACCATCCACAGCGACTCAGAGGACGAAGATGACAGGAAGTTCCCCACTGCCTG CTCTGGAACAAGCCAGAGGCCCAACGTGATCAGCTGTGTGACCGTACACGACTCTCATGACTCAGACTCCTCCACCAGCAGCCCCCTGAGCCCAAAGACCACCTCACAGCCCGCCAAGTCTCTGGCTGTCATCATGCCCTCTGTGAAGAGCCAGCCGGTGGAGAGCACAACGCACAAAGCCCCGGCAGCTCCAGGTCCTCAGTCCACAG CGGCAGATGAACCTACAAGCGGCTCTGCAAAGTCCAAGAAGGGGTCAGGTCAGCAGTCCAGTCGGTCGGGAGAGTCCAGCACTGATCGGCAACAACGAGCCGCATCCAGCCGGTCTCAGCCTCTGAACCTCAGTCAG GTACAGCAGTCTGTACTGTCATCATCCAACGACCAAACAGGAAGCGGTAGCTCCCTGAGGCGTCAGCCCACATACCCGCCTCCCGTCTCCTCGCACTCATCCTACCGACTTCACGAGAACCCTCTCTTCACCTCGACCCCCAACCTGTACGCCTACCCGGCCTCGGCGGCGCTGGCGTCTGTGTCCCAGGCTGTGGATCAGATGCAGGGCGTGTCGTCGCGTCACAACAGGGCAGGCGGGGCGTACTCCTCTCTGGCTCTGCtgcagaagagcagcagcctgGCCCTGGGAGGGTCTGCTGCGGGACAGTACGGAAacccccaacaacaacaacaacaacaacaacaacaacagcagcagcagcagcagacgatGCCGCTGGGAGGGACGCCTTTCCATCACTCCAGTGCTTCTTACACGCGGAAACTGAACCAGTATCCCTACCTGTGA